The Oncorhynchus mykiss isolate Arlee chromosome 5, USDA_OmykA_1.1, whole genome shotgun sequence DNA window GGTCGTTGTCTCGAATGTCGGGAGCTAGCGCTTGTTAAGAGGCCGCGCGCACAAAAAGGAAGGATTTATTACTACATTCTGGAGAGCAAGGTCGTCGGCATCTGCAGCACTTCGTATTTCAGGTACTGCTTTGCCGTCGTAAAAAATTGGAAGGTTTCGTTAATGTAAACCGATTCGATGCATTCTCCGACTAGCTTAGAGCTTCAtgatagctagccagctaacgcaACGTTCGAAAGTCGTGTTATATTTTAAAGGTAATCTGTCTAATTAATTCCAGACATTACCCAGGTAAGCTAGGACAAATTACTTCGCTTGTCATTGTTTTCAatcagctaacgttagcaggtCTCTAGGGCAGGCTAAAGTTATGTAGGCCGAAGTCCTTATGAGCTGAGAGGAAGGAATTGTTTTGAACGTAACCCGAACTGCGTTAATGAGTCAGCTGTAGTTACTAATTGAGCTAGCTAGTTAATTTTACTAGCCAGAGCTATTTGTATTGTCAGTTTATGGCaagtctagctagctaactagttggCAAGATAATGCAGACATCTTGTGTTTTCAATTTTGCTTGTCCAGACCTAGTTATGGACCGCTCAACTCCGTTCTATGGAGGAAGTGTTGTTTTGATAACTGGTCGCCGGAAGTCACCATTAGTCGATCCTTGTAAAAATTTCAATTCTGAAGACCCTTACCTATACCAATGTTTGTTCTGTAGAACTGGAGTCCTTCCGCGGTGTGCTGAAATTCATACTTTTAATAAACGTAGCGAATACAACCACCGACTTTTTCCTCATGTTTTGTTCATACAATGTAAACATATTCAATTTGCACATTCCAGTATGGAACGTTGTTTGGGTCTTTGAGTGTCAAAGATACACGTTAAATAACACCGTTTAGTTGTAGAATGTTGTAGAGagttagctttagcttggtacctagctagcaccaatacaaccagcctgaaaacaatgaccagtagaaactgcagtcatcaTTATTCTTAACAATGGtttaggaatccttgtaagtATTAGCCTGGTAGCCACTTGTTTTTCGCTTACTGAAATTAATTTTACttaatgaaaataaatagctagccagctactaaaccgtgttgcccaaagctaacctTATAAGCAGCCAGTTAGCTTCATGGGGCTCGACCAGACTGGGTTAATGTTTGTGAAGGTAGCGACAATAAGGATTTAGGCACCATAGTGGAATATGCGGTCTTGcttcaaaataaaaatatatatttgaaagtGAAGGATAGAATTGGTTGACTCATGCCATATTTAGaataatgttaaacaaggttggaatgtgagtcaatgaaatggggtatcggtctactcggtgacaccaacagaacacaactgtgaagagtatATGCAAATATAAGCGCTACAACACTAATCgcctccccagtcagcctattgtgtgtccacattcatattgcactgtacagctttacctaaggattgggtATCCGTCTACTCAATAACCAgtgtattccccccccccccccccccccctgtcctcagttatcagactccaaaacatccacacagtattgtttttcctttggaatagtgttcaatacataTAGGTTGACAGTAAATGTGGCTCATTTCAGTTGTTTGAGTCCCACAATAAGGGCTACGACGCTGATGTTTTCTGGGTGTCACGGAGTAGACCGATACCCCAtatcattgatccacaatccatggGTAAGgttgtacagtgaaataagtatacccccaatgcaattctagtCTAATACATCCAGCATgatttgtcaaattaacaaattgttttattttgtgtaacattccaacctcgtttagcatgatctattcagTTATGGCATAGTTCTAGTATTCATtcgcatcactgtcaatgacacttattttgaaggctaaccttCAAAGTCCatttgtggctaatccttattgtggctagcttcacatagaatGGTCTGACCACCATTAAGAACTGTCTTATACATTatggttattttagatgacacctagctatatagttagctagctaacaatagttactgaaacagattgtcgttTTTTGGAAAGAACAtcgtttgcatccatgagctagctagctttttttttatgaccagcactgtaggtgccggagacaactttaccagcatcacagcaatgaatcgttgtgacatatgaaactTGAGTGGTattgtaatcaatgtgtaatatcTATGTCAAAAATCTATGAACTTGTTAAATTATGtgtattcaggtcctgattggtcaacaagcttgtGACCAGTCAAATAGTGTTAATTGACATGTCAAATAGTCTTAATTGATGCATATCTTTTTGGACACGCAAAGACACAAATGAGGAAACCGTTGGTTGTATTCGATACAAGATGAAGAGGGGTATTGcgatatgtacagtgcattcggaaagtattcagaccccttccccttttccacatttttttacgttacatccttgttctcaaattgaggaacattttaatttcatctacacactatcacataatgacgaagcgaaaacaggttaattttttgaaaatgtcttaaatacaaaaaaaacatacactgctcaaaaaaataacatcctagatctgaatgaatgaaatattcttattaaatacttttttctttacatagttgaatgtgctgacaacaaaatcacacacaaattatcaatggaaatcaaatttatcaacccatggaggtctggatttggagtcacactctaaatggaaaaccacactacaggctgatccaactttgatgtaatgtccttaaaataagtaaaaatgaggctcagtagtgcgtgtggtctccacgtgcctgtgtgacctccctacaacgcctgtgcatgctcctgatgaggtggcggatggtctcctgagggatctcctcccagacctggactaaagcatccatgatgtcccagatgtgctcaattggattcaggtctggggaacgggcggcccagtccatagcatcaatgccttcctcttgcaggaactgctgacacactccagccacatgaggtctagcattgtcttgcattaggaggaacccagggccaaccgcaccagcatatggtctcacaaggggtctgaggcaCTCATCTCGGTACcgaatggcagtcaggctacctctggcgagcacatggagggctgtgcggcccccccaaagaaatgccaccccacaccatgactgacccaccgccaaaccggtcatgctggaggatgttgcaggcagcagaacgttctccacggcgtctccagactctgtcatgtgctcagtgtgaacctgctttcatctgtgaagagcgcagggtgccagtggcgaatttgccaatcttgttgttctctggcaaatgccaaacattctgcacggtgttgggctataAGCCCAACCCcctcctgtggacgttgggccctcataccaccctcatggagtctgtttctgaccgtttgagcagacacatgcacatttgtggcctgctggaggtaatttagcagggctctggcagtgctcctccttgcacaaatgcggaggtagcggtcctgctgctgggttgttgccctcctacgacctcttccacgtctcctgatgtactggcctgtctcctggtagcgcctccatgctctggacactatgctgacagacacagcaaaccttcttgccacacctcgcattgatgtgccatcctggatgagctgcactacctgagccacttgtgtgggttgtagactccgtctcatgataccactagagtgaaagcaccgccagcattcaaaagtgaccaaaacatcagccaggaagcataggaactgagaagtggtctgtggtcaccacctgcagaacccctcctttattgggggtgtcttgctaattgcctatttccacctgttgtctattccatttgcacaacagcatgtgacatttattgtcaatcagtgttgcttcctaagtggacagtttgattttacagaagtgtgattgacttggagttacattgtgttgtttaagtgttccctttatttttttgagcagtgtatttacataagtattcagacccttcactatgAGACttgatattgagctcaggtgcatctgtttttttttaatcatccttgagatgtttctacaacatgattggagtctgtggtaaattcaattgattggatatgatttggaaaggctgtctatataaggtcccacagttaacggtgcatgccagagcaaaaaccaagccatgaggtcgaaggaattgtccgtagagcaccgagacaggattgtgttggggcacagatctggggaaggataccaaaatatttctgcagcattgaaggtccccaagaacaccatggcctccatcattcttaaatggaagaagtttggaaccaccaggactcttcctagggctggccaaactgagcaatcagtggcagcatcatgctgtggggatgtcagtggcagggactgggagactagtcaggatcaaggggaaagatgaacagagcaaagtacagagagatccttgatggaaacctgctcaggacctcagactgggggcgaaggttcaccttccaacaggacaacgaccctaagcacaaagccagaCCAAGCAGGAGTGGCATTGGGACAAGTCTCAACGACCTTGGGGgggttatacatttgcaaaaaaaattaaaagcctgtttttgctttgtcattatggggtattgtgtgtagataagaaaaacaatttattcaattttagaataaggctgtaacgtcaaagtggaaaaagttaaaggttctgaattctttccaaatgcactgtagctaCTGGGTTTCCAACTGTCAATGATATCAGACCACTCAAGTGAAGTGAATAAGTTGATTTTGTGTTTTCAAAGTTAATGTATGTTATGGGTGTCAAATTCTAAACCTAATTTAACAGAATAAGTACAGCCTCTGGATTGGGTAGCCTCCCTGCTAGTAACAAGAAACGGTATTTGTATTGTATCTAACAAATTGATCACTCATATACTAAACCATTTATCAATCATTCTTAGCAGAACCGCTCCCCTGTTGGTCTCCAAGCTCCTTTAGCCTGTTAAGAATGTTAATGTACACAAATGGCCACTATTTTGACTAACTCTTCAACCTCATTTCAGGAATatcctgtcccccccccctctcccctccctttttCAGAGAGCATGGCTCAGGAGACCAATCAGACGCAAGTGCCAATGCTTTGCACTATGGGCTGTGGTTTCTATGGTAATCCCCGCACCAACGGCATGTGCTCAGTCTGCTACAAGGAACACCTGCAGAGACAACAGGGCGTGGGCCGTTCCAGCCCCCCAGGTGAGAAAGGTAGGGAGAGGGACACAAAATGGGGGGGCTGGAGAAGGAGGTAGCAATCGCTACTAAAACCTTGGCATTATAAAGCAATAGTGATTTATCCGTTtgtgaaacttttttttttttttcttcattgaaGCCATGATTCAACATAAGTAAAAGGTCAGTCATAGTCACAATCAACGAACATGTGGTTTGTCTACAGGCTCGGTTGCTTCATCGCCAGTGGGGTCCCTGGGAGCAGCTGGTGTGTCGGTGAAGCGCCAGACAGCGGAACCCAGCGCGGAAGGGGTCACTCTGCCCGAGGAAAGGACATCCAGGTATGCTGCCAGAGAATCAGCTTGTctctgcaaacaaacacagactgctAAATGGAAGCCATTCAATTGACAGTAAGCTGTTGCTCAAGAGGCTTTGGTTTATCATCGTGTTTTGGAGTTCCCTAGTCTTCCTCCTGAGCTTAATATTAGATTATGGTTTCAGTTGATCAACTCATTATTGgtctgagtgtgtatgtgtgtctttagTCCCAGCTCCCCCAGCCCAGTAACCCAGCAAATGACAGCCATGAGTATCTCCCAGGATACTGGAGCCACTGACTCAGACCAGGCTaatggggaagaggaggggacatCCAAAAACACAGGTTAGaacaactgggggggggggggctcaataCTTTCTTGGTTTCCAAACTGTTTCCCATGTCTATATCATCAGTAACATTATGTGGCATgcctcctgccttgtcttgtaaTACATAACTACACTGCAGCAACAGTCCTATATGGGTATCTTTGTTTGAAGTTCAGTCAGATGTTGTATTTTAACAGAGCCAGTGGGTGAGGCAGCCCAGACCTTGTCTGATGGTGATCAGACCCCTGACAAAAATAAGAAGAACCGATGCTTCACTTGCCGGAAGAAAGTGGGCCTCACGGGTAAGACTGAAGAGGGTTTTAAGCCAGGTGGACACTACACGTTTTTAGTCAGATCTACAGGCTCCTGATCGGCTACTGACACATTTTTCCAAATTGGAGTAAAACTTAGAGCTGCAGCCTGTAAAAGTGTAAGCACATACTTGATTTGCGTTTGATTGCTGTAATAGGCTCCCGGGTACCTGCGTGTTCCCAATAATTTAACATGTTGAATATATTCTACCTCAAATCGACTATTGTTTCCAAGTGTGAACAATGCTCAGAGCAGATGCGAGACATTTCTCACCACCAGCCAATAGCAGCTACTCGGGACAATAAATTGTTCTCTTCACCTACATTACAAGTTCATCTCTAACCATATTTCgtccaacctttttatgcaagtaaagtacatgtcggataaaaaTAATGCTATGACAGCCCTGATGGAAACGGAACATTTTTCGCCAAACTTTGCAAATGTCAAAACAAAATACGCTGCCAGGGGCGTGCTAgaactcttaaaaaaaaaaaaatatatatatatatatatatattattacgtTAATGAAAGTTGGTGCCCAAatatagcctaaacctattgttTGATAATTTGACaatgtacagtaccattcaaaagtttggacatacttaaaccctggaatgagtttctttatatttactattttctacattgtagaataatagagaagacatcaactatgaaataacacatatggaatcaagtatcaaaatatattttgagattcttcgaagtagccaccatttgccttgatgataactttgcacactcttggcattctctcaaccagcttcatgaggtagttagcTGGAATgcattaacagttgtgccttgttaatttgtatAATATTTttctttaatgtgtttgagccaatccgttgtgttgagacatggtaggggtggtatacagaagatggccctatttggtaaaagaccaagtaatggcaagaacagctcaaataagcaaggagaaacgacagtccatcattactttaagacttgaAGGCCAGCTAGtccggaacatttcaataacttttaaagtttcttcatgtgcagttgcaaaaaccataaagggttatgatgaaattggctctcatgaggcccgccacagcaaaggaagacccaaagttacctctgctgcaacgGTTAAGTTCATTAgcattaactgcacctcagattgcagcccaaataaatgcttaacagagaaaagcagccaacaaatgctcagcatatgtgggaactccttcaagactgttggaaaagcattcttcatgaagctggttgagataatgccaggagtgcaaagctgtcaaggcaaagggtagttactttgaagaatctaaaatggaaaacattattttgatctgttaaaaaaaaaaaaaactacatgattgtatgtgttatttcatagttttgatgtcttcactattttacaatgtagaaaatggtaaattgagaataacccttgaatgagtaggtgtgtctaaacctttgattggtactgtatttccacactgaggtttgaataatactgtgaaaattgttataatgccctttttagtgtaagagctgattgaaaagaccgcctgaagtttcagcctgttttggtgggagtgagttttggccttccatgttGACATCCTCATGTGGTGAATTAGTCAATAGACCAATAAAGAATTCCAAACCGCTCTACCAGTAACAGCTCATGTTCAGTTTTCCCCTTTCTACtcaaacaggcagttaacccactgttcctaggccgtcattgaaaataagaatttgttcttaactgacttgcctggttaaataaaggtaaaataaaaaaaataaaaccacTCCCAGAGAGTCCTAGCAAAAtacttgcttgagaaattgctcttttcTAAGAAGCCATTTTAATTTAACTTTGTCTATCTCCTCACTCACTAGGCTTCGCTTGTCGCTGTGGTAACCTGTTCTGCGCCATTCACCGCTACTCTGACAAACATGACTGTCCTTACGACTATCGAGGTGCTGCCGCAGCACGCATACGCAAGGAGAACCCTATCGTGGTGGCTGAGAAGATCCAGAAGCTATGAGGACTGAGTAGAAAGGTCTGATGTGCAAATTGTGGAACAATTGCGGCATGGAATAATACCAGATAAAATTGTTTCATGGTAGGATAAGGTGGGTGGGGTGGCGGTGTCACAGCCCCTGCCCAGCCACTTCCTttaacatctccctctctctcctagggTGACCGCTTGAGTGTGAATGCCTGTGGTgagatggtctgtgtgtgtgcagtaggGTTTGGTGGGCATTAGAAGTCTACTGTGGGGAAGGAAGACATTTCATTTTTAACCTTTTTATTGTTTCTTAACTTGGGGGGGGACTTGAGTTAGTTTTTATATTACCCCCGTGTGGTGGTTAAAATGAGCCAGAAGTAACATGTTGAAGAGCATGCTACATCTCCGATAAGGACATCAGGGGGTCAAGTTAAGATCCATGCTAGGAGTTTCTGTGTATCAGCAATATCTTTTGAGGGCTAGAGATTAATTTACTCCCAGAGAAAAACCCTTGTCCAGTTTCTGACAAATGGGCCTTTTTGTTGTAACTTTTCTTTCCCTTCTAACCCTTAGATGAATAGTTCACAACATGGCAACATTTTTTCAAGAAATGTTCTTTGACTTACTGATATTGGGTGCATGAAAGAGCCTCGATATGAGTGATTGAGATTGTTTTTATGAGTGTATGACATCAGATCTATATTAATATATTGTCCTTAGTTTTTttgaatatagattttttttaaaaatataatttGGTTGGTTTGTACTGGAGGATTGGCAGTATGTCAGAAAATCACTTGTTTTGTACTGAACCTCTCAATGATATTTTAGCATTTCCATCTGATTTATgtaaccatttaaaaaaatcaacTTCTGATATGTGATGGAGTAGAGTCCTGTTAATATGTTCAGATTAGGACGGTGCAGAAAATTCTATTTATTATGGAATCAAAGCACAACAATTAAAGTTAACTGCAGAGCATAAGGCATTGAATGTGCAAGTTAACTTACTCAGTTGTTTTCTTCAGCATCCGGGtctttatacactgctcaaaaaaataaagggaacactaaaataacacatcctagatctgaatgaatgaaatattcttattaaatacttttttctttacatagttgaatgtgctgacaacaaaatcaaaaattcaaaaacaaaaattatcaatggaaatcaaatgtatcaacccatggaggtctggatttggagtcacactcaaaattaaagtggaaaaccacactacaggctgatccaactttgatgtaatgtccttaaaacaagtcaaaataaggctcagtagtgtgtgtg harbors:
- the zgc:77486 gene encoding AN1-type zinc finger protein 5 isoform X2, translated to MAQETNQTQVPMLCTMGCGFYGNPRTNGMCSVCYKEHLQRQQGVGRSSPPGSVASSPVGSLGAAGVSVKRQTAEPSAEGVTLPEERTSSPSSPSPVTQQMTAMSISQDTGATDSDQANGEEEGTSKNTEPVGEAAQTLSDGDQTPDKNKKNRCFTCRKKVGLTGFACRCGNLFCAIHRYSDKHDCPYDYRGAAAARIRKENPIVVAEKIQKL
- the zgc:77486 gene encoding AN1-type zinc finger protein 5 isoform X1, which encodes MAQETNQTQVPMLCTMGCGFYGNPRTNGMCSVCYKEHLQRQQGVGRSSPPGEKGSVASSPVGSLGAAGVSVKRQTAEPSAEGVTLPEERTSSPSSPSPVTQQMTAMSISQDTGATDSDQANGEEEGTSKNTEPVGEAAQTLSDGDQTPDKNKKNRCFTCRKKVGLTGFACRCGNLFCAIHRYSDKHDCPYDYRGAAAARIRKENPIVVAEKIQKL